The segment TTACGGGCAGAAGACCCGGCCCCGCCCGCCACTGAAGAGGCGAAACCAGAAGCGGCCAAACCCGCTGAAGAAGCCAAGCCTGCGGAGCCAAAACCCGAAGAAAAGCCCGCCGAGCCGAAGGCCGAGGAATCTAAGCCCGAGGAAAAACCGGCGGAGCCGAAAACAGAACCGAAGCCAGAGCCAAAACCAGAAGAAGCGAAACCGGCTGTGCCCGCTGTCGTTGCACCGTCGGAGATTAAAATCTTTCCTCCGAACGTGGCGCTCACGACCTCTCGCGACCGGCAATCCATCGTTGTTCAGGCTGTCTATCCCGACGGAATCACCCGAGATGTGACTCAGGATGTGAAGTGGACTCTTGCCAACACGGAAATCGCCAAGTTCGAAAACAACACGTTGTATCCTCAGGCCGATGGTGAGACTCAACTTTCAGCGGAGTACTCCGGGTTGACTGTTGCAGTACCCATTAAAATTGAGAAAGCCAAGGAAGATCGTGCCATCAGCTTCAAGCTGGACATCATGTCGGTCTTCATGAAAGGTGGCTGTAACACGGGTAGCTGTCACGGAGCGGCTCGCGGTAAGGATGGCTTCCGCCTCTCGCTGTTTGGGTTTGATCCCAACGGTGACCACTTCCGTTTGACTCATGAAATCAGTACCCGTCGTATCAACCTCGCCCAACCCGAACGCAGTCTGCTAGTTGAAAAATCAGTCGGCACCGTGCCCCACACCGGTGGAAAACGGTTCGCCCCGGATAGTGAATTGAACCAGACTCTCATCCGCTGGTTAGAAGCGGGAGCCAAAAATGATCCTGGTGAAGTTCCAGCTGTTACCTCCGTCGAGCTGTACCCACCTGCCGCTGTTCTGGATGGCGAAGGAGCAACTCAAAAATTAACAGTCCGCGCCAATTATGCTGACGGTACCAGCCGCGATGTCACTAGCCTCGCTTACTTCATCTCGGCGAACGAAACATCTGCAGACGTCTCTCAAGAAGGGGAAGTCACCGCTGGAACACGTGGCGAAGCCTTTATTATGGCCCGGTTTGAAACTCACACCGTCGGTTCGCACTTCATCGTGTTACCGAAAGGTCTCCAGTATGAGGCTCCCGAACTGGCCACGAATAACTACATCGACGAACACATCAATAACAAACTGACCAAGCTGCGGATTAATCCATCTGAGCTTTGCACTGACGAAGAGTTCCTTCGCCGGGTTTCTCTCGACATTGTTGGCACCTTGCCCTCTCCGTCAGAGTACCAGAGCTTCATGGCCAGTGACGATCCCAACAAACGGTCGGTTGTCATCGATGAATTAATCGAACGGAAAGAGTTCGTTGAAATCTGGGTAATGAAATGGGCCGAGTTGTTACAGATTCGCACCGTCGCCAACCGGGTGACTTATAAATCGATGCTACGGTACTACGACTGGTTACAGGCGAAAATCGCGAGCAACACTCCCA is part of the Polystyrenella longa genome and harbors:
- a CDS encoding DUF1549 domain-containing protein gives rise to the protein MLYKRILTLLCGLSFTLVTFSADALRAEDPAPPATEEAKPEAAKPAEEAKPAEPKPEEKPAEPKAEESKPEEKPAEPKTEPKPEPKPEEAKPAVPAVVAPSEIKIFPPNVALTTSRDRQSIVVQAVYPDGITRDVTQDVKWTLANTEIAKFENNTLYPQADGETQLSAEYSGLTVAVPIKIEKAKEDRAISFKLDIMSVFMKGGCNTGSCHGAARGKDGFRLSLFGFDPNGDHFRLTHEISTRRINLAQPERSLLVEKSVGTVPHTGGKRFAPDSELNQTLIRWLEAGAKNDPGEVPAVTSVELYPPAAVLDGEGATQKLTVRANYADGTSRDVTSLAYFISANETSADVSQEGEVTAGTRGEAFIMARFETHTVGSHFIVLPKGLQYEAPELATNNYIDEHINNKLTKLRINPSELCTDEEFLRRVSLDIVGTLPSPSEYQSFMASDDPNKRSVVIDELIERKEFVEIWVMKWAELLQIRTVANRVTYKSMLRYYDWLQAKIASNTPIDQMARELIAANGGTFSNAATNYYQGEQDTLKTAENIAQVFMGMRIQCTQCHNHPFDRWTMDDYYQFSAFFSQIGRKQGEDPRELIIFNKGSGEVKHPVSGQVMTPKFLGGAIPDVAGKDRREVLANWLASPENPYFAKNLVNIVWAHFLGRGIIHEVDDVRVSNPPVNPELLDDLAKRFTEYNYDFKKLVRDICNSRTYQLATTTNESNKLDTTNFSHAALRRLRAEVMLDCISTVTETKNKFQGLPQGARAVQIADGNTSTYFLDTFGRAKRETVCACEVSMEPNLSQALHLINGETSNQKILEGKLVETRLAAGATPQDVINELYIRTLTRKPTDKEIAVLNEQIAAGGTPQQALEDIFWALLNSREFLFNH